A single Lactuca sativa cultivar Salinas chromosome 8, Lsat_Salinas_v11, whole genome shotgun sequence DNA region contains:
- the LOC111886702 gene encoding probable inactive receptor kinase At1g48480, whose amino-acid sequence MQRFLYGEPTSTRNNLHRFSQTNRKKKKKKKKGLLSSIMEFFNLLASIFFCFLCFQSDISFSDIIADRLALTRFRSAVRGNTLRWNISNPSPCLWQGVTCDNSSNRVTALRLPGARLSGQIPLNSIGSLTQLQALSLRGNLLSGEIPQDLEFCSELDMLNLQNNRFSGEIPVTLFRLSNLTRLDISGNNFSGEISPNLSNLTRLTLLFLQNNQFTGQIPDINTSLTQFNVSMNRLNGSIPTRLANFPIESFTGNDLCGSPLSSCSNEGKSNKLSGGAIAGIVIGSILGSILIIVVIFYLCRNFIRSRSSTRAVQDAASTVPPSPVKPPEYAARSPDHIMVGENTGSDEGYSSRVENKDELVFFGHGGFFLDDLLRASAEVLGKGTIGTTYKAYLDHSEVIVKRLKNVSVTKREFTKRIVCIGELYHENLLPVRGYYFGKEEKLLVFDPKPMGSLSSYLNGNEEARSLLTFEVRSRIAFQVAIGLEHLHSHNLQHGNIKSNNILLTEEFQALISESGLIQLVSSPTTGLSGYRAPELIDTRIASKDADVYSFGILILELLTGKDPTILLNEEGVDLPTWVQSVDEGKWMSDVIDLNLGNDSSNEEKIMKLLHLGIRCASKVLRRRGSMTEVAQQIKKICVV is encoded by the exons atgcaGCGTTTTCTCTACGGAGAACCAACTTCAACTAGAAATAACCTCCATAGATTCTCACAaacaaacagaaaaaaaaaaaaaaaaaaaaaaaaaggtcttCTTTCTTCAATAATGGAATTTTTTAATCTTCTTGCATCAATCTTCTTCTGTTTTCTTTGTTTTCAATCGGATATTTCCTTCTCCGACATCATCGCCGACAGATTGGCACTCACCAGATTCCGCTCCGCCGTACGCGGGAACACACTCCGGTGGAACATTTCCAACCCGTCCCCCTGTTTATGGCAAGGAGTCACATGCGACAATTCCAGCAACCGTGTCACCGCCCTTCGCCTCCCAGGTGCCCGGCTCTCTGGACAGATCCCACTCAACTCCATCGGGAGCTTAACCCAACTTCAGGCACTCAGCCTCCGTGGAAACCTCCTCTCCGGCGAAATACCGCAAGACCTGGAGTTTTGCTCTGAGCTCGATATGCTTAACCTGCAAAACAACCGATTTTCCGGCGAAATTCCGGTGACCCTTTTTAGGCTCTCTAATCTAACCCGATTAGACATCTCGGGCAACAATTTTTCTGGAGAAATATCGCCCAATTTAAGCAATTTAACAAGATTGACGCTTCTTTTTCTACAAAACAACCAATTCACCGGACAAATTCCGGACATCAACACTTCCTTAACACAATTCAACGTCTCTATGAATAGACTCAACGGTAGTATCCCCACCCGCCTAGCCAATTTTCCGATCGAATCATTCACAGGCAACGATTTATGCGGCAGTCCTCTAAGTTCTTGCTCAAATGAAGGCAAAAGCAACAAACTTTCCGGCGGAGCAATCGCCGGAATCGTAATCGGATCAATTCTGGGGTCAATTTTGATCATCGTAGTGATTTTCTATCTGTGTAGAAACTTTATCAGATCAAGAAGTTCAACGCGAGCTGTTCAAGATGCAGCGTCAACAGTACCACCATCACCGGTGAAGCCACCGGAATACGCCGCCCGGAGTCCTGATCATATCATGGTCGGTGAAAACACCGGGTCAGATGAAGGGTATTCGAGTCGTGTAGAAAATAAGGATGAATTAGTGTTCTTTGGACATGGTGGTTTCTTTCTGGATGATCTATTGAGAGCTTCAGCAGAGGTTTTGGGGAAAGGAACTATAGGTACAACTTATAAAGCGTACTTAGACCATAGTGAAGTGATTGTGAAGAGGCTCAAGAATGTTAGTGTTACTAAAAGGGAGTTCACCAAGAGAATTGTGTGCATTGGTGAGTTGTACCATGAGAATCTTTTGCCTGTTAGAGGTTACTATTTTGGGAAAGAAGAAAAACTTCTTGTTTTTGACCCGAAGCCCATGGGAAGCTTGTCTTCATATTTAAATG GAAATGAAGAGGCAAGATCTCTATTGACATTTGAGGTTAGAAGTAGGATTGCTTTTCAAGTTGCTATAGGCCTTGAACACCTCCATTCTCACAATCTTCAACATGGCAACATCAAATCAAACAACATCCTACTTACCGAAGAGTTTCAAGCTTTGATATCTGAATCAGGGTTGATCCAACTTGTGTCATCTCCAACCACAGGTTTATCTGGTTATCGTGCCCCTGAGTTGATTGACACGCGTATAGCATCCAAAGATGCGGATGTTTATAGTTTTGGGATACTGATTCTTGAATTGCTAACGGGTAAGGATCCTACCATTTTGTTGAATGAGGAAGGGGTTGATCTTCCCACATGGGTCCAATCCGTGGACGAAGGGAAGTGGATGAGTGATGTTATCGATTTGAATTTGGGAAATGATTCAAGCAATGAGGAGAAGATTATGAAATTATTGCATCTTGGCATTCGTTGTGCTTCTAAGGTACTACGTAGGCGAGGTTCTATGACGGAAGTTGCACAACAAATCAAGAAAATATGTGTGGTTTGA